One window of Arvicola amphibius chromosome 6, mArvAmp1.2, whole genome shotgun sequence genomic DNA carries:
- the LOC119817303 gene encoding LOW QUALITY PROTEIN: malate dehydrogenase, cytoplasmic-like (The sequence of the model RefSeq protein was modified relative to this genomic sequence to represent the inferred CDS: inserted 2 bases in 2 codons): MSESIRVLVTGAAGQIAYSLLYSIGNGSLFGKDQPIILVLLDITPMMGVLDGVLMELQDCALPLLKDIIAXKEEVAFKDLDVAVLVGSMPRREGMERKDLLKANVKIFKAQGAALEKYAKKSVKVIVVGNPANTNCLTASKSAPSIPKENFSCLTRLDHNRAKSQIALKLGVTADDVKNVIIWGNHSSTQYPDFNNAKVKLQGKEVGVYEALKDDSWLKGEFITTVQQRGAAVIKARKLSRAMSAAKAISDHIRDIWFGTPDXEFVSMGVISDGNSYGVPDDLLYSFPVVIKNKSWKFVEGLPINDFSREKMDLTAKELAEEKETAFEFFSSA; this comes from the exons ATGTCAGAGTCAATCAGAGTTCTTGTGACTGGAGCAGCTGGTCAGATTGCGTACTCGCTGTTGTACAGTATTGGAAATGGATCTCTCTTTGGTAAAGACCAGCCTATCATTCTTGTGCTGCTGGATATCACCCCCATGATGGGGGTTCTGGACGGCGTCCTGATGGAACTGCAAGACTGTGCCCTTCCCCTCCTGAAAGATATCATTG ACAAAGAAGAGGTTGCCTTCAAAGACCTTGATGTGGCTGTCCTTGTGGGCTCCATGCCAAGGAGAGAAGGCATGGAGAGGAAAGACCTCCTGAAAGCAAACGTGAAAATCTTCAAGGCCCAGGGTGCTGCCTTGGAGAAATATGCCAAGAAATCCGTTAAGGTCATTGTTGTAGGGAACCCAGCGAACACAAACTGCCTGACGGCCTCCAAGTCAGCCCCATCAATCCCCAAGGAGAACTTCAGTTGCCTGACTCGCTTGGACCACAACCGAGCAAAATCTCAGATTGCTCTTAAACTCGGTGTAACTGCTGATGATGTAAAGAATGTCATTATCTGGGGAAATCACTCATCAACTCAGTATCCAGATTTCAATAATGCCAAGGTGAAGTTGCAAGGAAAGGAAGTTGGTGTGTATGAAGCCCTGAAAGATGACAGCTGGCTCAAGGGAGAGTTCATCACGACTGTGCAACAGCGCGGTGCAGCTGTCATCAAGGCTCGGAAGCTGTCCAGAGCAATGTCTGCCGCGAAAGCCATCTCTGACCACATCAGAGACATCTGGTTTGGAACCCCAG GAGAGTTCGTGTCGATGGGCGTTATCTCTGACGGCAACTCCTATGGTGTTCCCGATGACCTTCTCTACTCGTTCCCTGTTGTGATCAAGAATAAGTCCTGGAAGTTTGTTGAAGGCCTCCCTATTAATGATTTCTCACGTGAGAAAATGGACCTGACCGCGAAGGAActggcagaagaaaaggaaactgctTTTGAATTTTTCTCCTCTGCATGA